The Wansuia hejianensis genomic interval TCACTTTGGGCCGAGAATAGCTGCCTGTCTATTTTGATGGACAGCTTCACATTTTCCGTATGCATATCGGAAAACCACATTTCCATAGTCAGTCCTCCTCTTTTTCCATTTCACAGTCTTCTCACCGCGCCGCGCTCATGACTCCCTTCAGCACGTTCAGATAACGGATGTCAGAATCCTCCGGCCCCGTCATGGAGCAGCCCTTTTCCTTGGCATACACGATATAATCCAAAATCTCCTGTGTGATCGCCTCACCCGGAGCCAGGATCGGTATACCCGGGGGATAGCACATGACGAACTCGCTGCAGACCCTGCCCGCCGCCTGCTCCAGCGGCACAGCCTCCTTTTCCGCGTAAAAGGATTCCTGCGGTGTGGTCACCACATGAGGATCGATATATTCCTGAGAAAGCATGCCGGCCTTATCCTTCTGATATCTCCGTTTGACCTCAGACAAAGCACTGACCAGCCGCTCCACCTCCTGCCGGCGGTCGCCAATGGACAGATAGGCCAGAACATTCCCGATATCCCCGAATTCAATCTGGATATCATACTCATCCCGCAGAATGTCATAAACCTCAATGCCGGCCAACCCGATCTCCAGCGTATGTACAGAAAGCTTCGTTGTATCAAAATCATAAATGCTGTTCCCGTTGATTAGTTCCCGTGAAAACGCATAGTATCCGCCGATCTTATTGATCTCCTCCCGGGCATATTCCGCCAGAGCTGCCACTCTCTGAAACGACTCTCTCCCCCGGAGCGCCAGATTCCTCCTGGAAATATCCAGGCTGGAAAGCAAGAGATAGGAGCCGCTGGTAGTCTGGCTCAGATTGATGATCTGCCGGACATATCCTTCCTTCATCCCTTTCCCGATCAGAAGCAGTGAGCTCTGCGTCAGGCTTCCGCCTGACTTATGCATGCTGATAGAAGACATATCGGCGCCCGCTTCCATGGCAGAGACAGGGAGATTTTCACCAAAATAGAAATGTGTCCCGTGGGCCTCATCCACCAGGACTTTCATCCCGTGCGCATGGGCCAGCTTGACAATCGTCCTCAGATCAGAACAGACCCCGTAATAGGTGGGATTATTCACAAATACCGCCACAGCATCCGGATTCTGCCGGATGGCCTGTTCCACCTGAGAAACCTTCATGCCCAGGGAAATGCCCAGGCTGGGCTTCACGTCCGGGTTCACGTAGATGGGCTTCGCTCCGCAGAGTACCAGCGAGTTAATGGCGCTCCGGTGGACATTTCGGGGCAGTATGATCTTGTCGCCTTTTTTGCAGCAGGATAAGATCATGGCCTGCACGGCTGAGGTGGTCCCTCCCACCATCAAAAAAGCATGGCTGGCGCCAAAAGCTTCTGCCGCCAGTTCCTCCGCTTCCCGGATGACCGACACCGGATGGCAGAGGTTGTCCAGAGGCTTCATGGAATTCACATCGATCCCCACGCACTTCTCCCCCAGCAGCTCCACCAGCTCCGGATTCCCCCGACCATGCTTATGTCCCGGTACGTCAAAAGGCACCACCCGCATCCGGCGGAAACGTTCCAGTGCCTCGTAAATGGGCGCTTTCTTCTGTGATAATTCAGACATGATTTTCTCCCTCACTTTCCATATCGGACGCACGGCCATACCGGCTTGCCCGTCCGGGGCTTTTATAGTAAAAAAAACGCAGGCAGGAATGCTGACAACATTCTTGCTTGCGTTCTGATTATCTATCTATCAAAAGGTCTTGTGCCTGCGGCAGAGTACCGTAGACATATAGAGACCTTCCGCCTCCGGCGGATATGCAGATATATTTTCATTAGAGTCTATATAGCAAATATTTCACTTTTAATACTCTTATTGACCGTTTCACAAGTTGATGTGTTGCATCCAACACCGGTTATGAAGTAACCAACTTATAAAATTTGAGCTTCTAACTCAATCAATAAGGCAACGCTGTTGCCAAAATATTTGCATGGAAACTCTAATCGAATCTGCGTTCCATACGCTTTGTATTATATAATAAAACCCTCCGGAAAGCAAGGGATTTTAAAAATTAAACGGCTTACACATTCAGCCAATTTATAAAAGCTGTACCATATACCCTCCTCTAATCCTCTTCGGCAGCCATTTCCCACTGCAGCCTTTGTCTTGCCAGCTTCGCTCTGGCCTGTTTGCGCCGCCTTTCTCTTCTCACATGCAGCACAAACAAATACCAAGAAATCACTAATACTGCTATGGACACGACTACAGCCGGTAAAATCAGACTTCCCTTGCAGCCCCGTTCCGCATCTGCCGGTTTCAGAGCCATCTGCACACGGGGGCCGGATTTTCCGGAATCATCTCCCTCCCCTTCCCCGGCTCCCGTGGGAACCGGTTCGCTCGATACCGGTTCCGGAGTGAAATTTACTGACACCGTATGATCTGACTGAATGTTCTCCAGCGTATATCCGTCCGGATAGGCGGCAATATCCACAGGCGTACCGTCCACAGCGAGGGCGGACAATTCATAACCCGGATTCGGCGTATAAGTGATGGGATAGCTTTCTCCTCTGGAAACCCGGGTGGAGCCTTCGGTGACCGTTCCCTTATCTCCAGTCACATTCACCGTGAAGTAGTAGGGCAAAACTGTCCGGTAAAAACAGCATCTTCTGCCGCCAGAGCTATCTACCACGTTGACTATCGTCAGAAAAACCCCCTGTTCCAGCTCGCAGATAGATTCCGCCTCAATCTGGATATAGTCCATCAGCTGAAAATCCAGAGGCACAGATGCCACTGTCGTTCTCCTGGAAAGGGAATAAACATGCATATATTCTCCAATATTCATTCCATAAGTGAGAGGAAAATTGATCACATAATCCCCGCTCACACAGAGATCCTGAAAATTATATCCCGGCGAGGGATCGGCCGGTCCCTGATCATCCAGCAGCTGGAAATTTTCATCCAGTATTTTTATGCTGTAGCCGCCCGTCCCGTCTGTCTGTATCACATATTGATTTTCTTCCCTCCGGTATCCGATTCCCAGGATATTGTAGCTGTCGCTCACCTTGATTTTCCCCTTCAGAGCAAGCGTATTGGGGTCCATGACATACAGGCACCCCCCGTTGTCCCCATGTGTATTTGTATACAGGGCCACATAGATTTCCCCGGTATTGGGATTGTAGGCCATTCCGTTGCCATGCTCCCAGTCGGTGTCCGCCACTCGCTTCGCCAGGGAATACTGCTGGACTGGTTGGCCGTTCTCATCTACAGAATTCCGGTAGTACGCCGATACAGTATCCGGCTGGCCCGGATCGTCGGCGGTATTTTCAATACTGATAATATAATGTTCTGTGACACATACAGACTGCATCACGCCATTAGGGGTCAGCAGCGCGTCTTCAAATAGCTTTTCCCAGGTGATATGGGAGAACGCTTCATCTCCCGCAATTTCTGCGCGGCAATCGGCCGCAGTTCCCTTCAGGACTGCGGCTGACAGCGCCATCATACAGATAGCCGTCCTTATTCTTCTATATCTCCCGTGCTTTCCCCTCAAAATCTCTTTGTTTCCTTTCACTCGCCGTTTCCCGTCAGCTTCTTCGGAGGTTCTCTTCCCCCCTGCAGGTGCAGGGCGCATAGACCACGCATTTACCGCATACTTCGCTGCCCACGCTGTTCGCTTCCCCGTACTGGTTGACGTAAGAGCTGCCAAATTCCGTATATTTCAGAGCATTAAGCTTCAGCAGATCATAGCATTTATGGCGGTCATAGCCCTCCAGCGTCAGCGCCCCTGCCGGACAATGCTTCACACAGACCCCGCAGCTGCCATCTTTTTTATAGAGGCACTGCTCTTCACCGCAAACGGAATCCGGTTCCACATCCAGGTTTGTCACTACGGTTGTATACCGTCCGCAGCATCCGGCCTCTGTAATCAGCATGTTATTGACGCCGAAGGTCCCCAGCCCCGCCGCATAGGCAATATGCCGATGGGACCAGTTGCTTTTTAGCTGTTTCTGATCGAACGTGAATGCTTCAGGCGATACAGCCCCCTGATATCCCTTTCCTTCCAGAAAAACGATCAGGGCCTGGTTCAGTTCACCCAGCATGGCATTAGTAACCTCATAAGCCAGGGCCCATTCTTCCGAAGCATACGGTTCCCCCACCAGGTTTGTCCTCGCCAGATCACGGGTAAACGGCACGAAGCAGGCGATCACGATTGACGCAGCCGGAAGCACGTCCTTCGGCAGGCCATGTTCTGGCCCGACGATCTCTTTCAAACGGAGGATATATGGATTCTCAGCATCTGCAAAACCCACCAGCGGCTTCCTCCAAAAATTTATCCCCTTTTTATCCTGATAATCCAAAACAAAATTTTCTATCCACCGTGTAACAACGGTCTTCAGTTTCTCTGGCATTCTGAAAGTCTCCCTGTGATCTGCCGTTTCATAATTTTCAGCGCGGTATATAACATCCTCTTTCGCCTTTCATATCTTTGGAAATTTCCAGATAGACCTGCGCGTTATTCCGCATATCCTCTTTCTCCTCTTCTGTGAGCTGCCTCTTAACCCTGGCCGGGCTTCCCATCACCAGGGAACCGTCTGGAATCTGCATTCCTTTCGTGACCAGACTCCCCGCCGCTATCAGGCAGTCCTTTCCTATGGACGCCTGGTCCAGAACCACCGAGCCCATGCCGATCAGACTGCCGTCCCCAACGGTGCAGCTGTGCAGCACGGCGTTGTGGCCCACCGTGACTCCATCTCCGATCACAGCCGGACATCCTGTAGTCACATGTACCGTACTGTTTTCCTGAATATTCGTTCCACGGCCAATCGTGATGGAGGCCTCATCCCCGCGGATTACACTGAAATACCATACGCTGCTCCCCGCTCCGATGGCTACGTCTCCCAGGATCACCGCTTCACGGGCGATTCTGGCATCCGGGTCTATTTTAGGATTACCATAAATCATAATTCTTCACCTTTTCTCGTCTGAAAAATAAATGCCTGCCGCTTTACGGCTGCTCTCTATAGTATCAACAACATCCAGCATCACTTCCTGGCGGCGGCAGCAGTCCTCATAATCGTCCTCCGCCACCATCCTGGCAATAGCCCGTACTTCATAGAGCCAACGGTCTGGATGATCCTGTAAATTATACACCATTTCCCCCTGTTTTGTCACTACCCGTATCTCTGTCAGCCCGTTGCTTCCGTCCCGGCCGTAGATATATCCCGCTTCGCCCTCTATCTGGATAAAATTCACGCCCCAGGTATCCTTGGCCCCTGAATTGCTGCTGACAAAGCCGTCATACTGCATCATCAGCACACCGGAGGTATCGACCAGCCCCGGATATATGTTGGGATAGTAAACCGCGGAGCAGGGTTTTCCAAAAAGGTATACATTAAAATAGACATTATAGAAATTAATGTCCTGGAGGCAGCCTCCCGCAAATTCCGGGCTGAACACATTCGTCACCCTGCCCTCCTTCAGCAGGTCGTACCGGCTGGAATACTGGCTGTAATTACACATCACCAGCCTGAGCCGTCCTATGGCCGGCAGCTGCTCCTTCAGTACCTGAAGGTTGGGAAGAAATCCCGTCGGAACCGCATCAATCAGATACAGGCTCTTATTCCGCGCCAGCTCTACCAGTTCCCTGGCTTTTTCCACAGATGGCGTAAAGGGCTTCTCACATATGACGTTTTTCCCATATTCCAGCGCCATCTTCACCTGTCCGTAATGCAGGCTGTTGGGTGAAGCCACATAGATAAAATCAATCGCTTCATCCCGCATCAAATCCTCCAGCTTCGTATAGACCTTCTGCACGCCATATTTCTCCGCGAGGGCGCACCCCTTCTCCCGGCTTCTGGAATAGACAGCTTCACAGCTGATGCCCTCCGTAGCCGCCACCCCATTCAATATAGACTGGACAATCACTCCCGATCCAATGGTTCCGATTCTCATGGCTTTCTCTCTCCTTTCGCTACCTCCGTGGCCTGCTCCAGAATCCCCAGGACTTCCAGAACCTCCCAGTCCTGAATACCTTTTTCTCCTCCTGCACAGATTGCCTCTGCCAGACTGTCGTATACCCGCTCATAATGGGCGCAGCCAACGGAAATTCTTTTATACATCCGTTTTCTGCCTGGCAGCGCAGCGTGCCCCAGCGGCTTTCAGGCGCCATTTCCCGCTGGACTCTGTGGCGGCCCGGCGCCTTCTTCTGACCGGAGTTATGGATGACCGGCGGAAGGGTGAAGCTGCCCTTCGTCCCGTGCAGTGTGAACCTGGGATAATCAATCATGACACACATGCTGGTGTTGATCGACACTTTCAGCTTCCCGTAGTGGAATTCCAGGTCATAGCAGTCATCGCCCTGTCCGGGATGGTGAATGCTCCTGACGTCCAGATGCGTCCAGTCCGGACAGCCAAAGAGACTGATCACCTGGTCAACGGTATGTACACCCAGATTATACAGCGTACCCAGGTGATCATACCAGCCATTTTCGCGGAAATAATCATAATGGCTTTCCAGCCGCACCAATTCTCCCAGCTTCCCGCTGTCAATGACACTCTTCAGAGCAAGAAAATCCGCGTCAAACCGGCGGTTCTGGTTCGGCATACAGACAAGCCCCTTTTCCCTGGCCAGGGTAAAAATCTCTTCCGCCTCTGCCGCTGTCGGCGTAAAGGGCTTTTCAACGTTCCTCCAGCGGGAAACCGCGGAAACTAATGAAAGCTATGAAGAGGAGCTGGCACGTTTCTCGGCCATCCGGGCAGGGGAGCCGGACGGAACACAGCCGATCCTGGACACCTTCCGCTCGAACACCTACAGCCATCTTTCCAGGAATCCCCTCCGGAATTCCAGATACCTCTTTGTCGTCAATGCCACCATGGCGACCCGTTTTGCCATCGAAGGCGGCGTTCCCATGGAAACAGCCTATAACATCAGCGACCTCTTTATCCAGCGCATGGACCTCTGCGGCACCCAGGAAGAGATTTAAGAGCTTCTGGATCAGATGGTCCGCACATTTGCCGCACAAGTCCGCAGCTGCCGAAAAAAGGAGGCAGAAAAAACTCTGCCTCCCTCTGTCCGTTATGGTATGGACTATATTCAGAATCATCTTCACGAACGGCTCACACTGGCCGGACTGTGCCGGGAAATCCATCTGACTCCCACCTATTACTGTGCGCTGTTTAAACGTGAAACTGATATGAGCACAGCAGCCTGCTGTGTCATTCTGATTATTCAAGCCAGGAAATCGCCGCATATCTGGCCTTCTCTTCCCACAGCCGTTCCTGCAGCCAGTTCCGCGCCTCTTTCGGCTGTACGCCCACCGAATACCGGAAAAGACATTTCCGGCGCAAGTGGACCCAGCCCGGGCACGATCCTATTCCTTCCGGCCCTGGCCGTCCAGATACCCAGCCAGATTGATTTCGCTCATCATATCCAGCTCTTCATCGGCCGCGTCCAGTTCCTCGTCCCGGATGACCTGATAGCTCTTCCTGTTGAAAATATCATAAATGCAGGGCACCACAAACAGGGTGAGCAGCGTACCGTACAGCAGGCCGCCGATGACCACCACCGCCATGGGCTGGGTCATATCAGCCCCAATCCCGAAACCGACAGCCATCGTGGCCAGACCCAGGATCGTTGTCAGCGCAGTCATCATGATCGGACGCATCCTGGTCTTTCCGGCTGTCACTATCGCCTGACGCTTCTCCATGCCGGCCGCCCGCAGCTGGTTAATATAATCGACCAGCACAATGCCGTTATTTACGATGATGCCGCAGAGCATGACAAAACCGATCATGGAAATGATGCTCACCTCCATCCGGGCGGCCAGGAGTGCCAGGAAACCGCCTGTAAATGCCAGCGGTATGGTAAACATCACAATGAACGGAGACAGCAGTGACTGGAACTGCGCCACCATAATCAGATACATGAATACCAGCGCCAGCAGTAGCATCAGTATCATGTCATCCATCGCACTGCTGATCGTCGCGTCCTCGCCGGCCATTTCATACGTATAGCCCGCAGGCATTTCGTAATCTTCCAGTGCCTTCTGAACCGCCTCAGATACCTTGGTCACATTATGTTCCTCATCCACCATGGCCGATACCGTGAGATAGCGGCTCTGGCTGTCCCGGGTAATAGATGCCAGGCCCTTCCCGTCAGTAAAATCCGCAAGCTCCAGAATCGGTATTTCCTCCGTCGTACCGTCAGGCTTCGCGGCAGTAACCGTGAGCTTCCTGATATCTTCCCTCCCATACTGCTTCTGCGCTTCATCATATACATTCACATCATATTCGTCTGAATCCGTGGACAGCGACGTGACCGCCGATTGTTCAGCCAGCTTCGACCGGATCTGCTGATATACCTGCCCCACTGTCAGATTATGCTTCGCAGCCTCCTCCTTCTTCACAGACACTCTCAGCTCATCTGTAGTCTCTTCAAGGCCGTCGTCTACCTCCCGGGTGCCCTCTGTCGCTTCGATCAGGGCGCTCACATCCCCGGCAATCTTCTGCAGCGTATCCAGATCCTTTCCCTTGATCTCCACGGAAATCCCGCTTCCGCCCAGAGCCGACATATCCATCATGGAAGCGCTGACCTCGATCTCGCAGTCCAGATCCTGCGTCTGATCCAGTATGGCCTGTTCCAGCTCATCCCCGGATAACTGCTTCTGTTCGCTTAAAATAAGATACAGCATGGAGGTGTTCGCAGAAGAGCTTCCGCCGCCCATCATGGACATGGAACCTCCGCTGCTCACCATGGCGCCGATCTCTTCCACATCTTCCAGGGAGGAAAGCCGGTTCATCACTTCGTCGGTCATCTTTCCGATATCCTCTGTTGAGGTGCCCTTCGGCATGGTGACTGTCACGCTGGCCTGAGTGCTCTCCATCTCAGGCATGAAACTGAAGCCTTTGGAAACAGCCGCATACATGGACACCGCCAGCAGGGCTACCGCTCCCAGAAGCACTACGGCCTTGTGGCGCAGGCTGAACCAGGCTGCTTTTTCGTACACCTTTAGAAGCTTCTCCATAAAGCCCGGCGCTTTCTTTTTCTGTTTTTTCAGGATGCCGGAGGCCGCCATCGGAACGAATGTCAGGGCGATCACCAGGCTGGCCAGAAGCGAATAGGCAATTGTCAGGCCCATATCCACAAAAAGCTGCCGGGTAATCCCCTCCGTAAATACGATTGGCAGAAACACACAGACTGTGGTCAGCGTCGAAGCGATGATCGCTCCGCTCATCTGCTTTGCCCCCTGAACCGCCGCCTTTCTCACCGGGATACCCAGATTGTGAAGCCTGTAGATATTCTCAATCACAACGATGGAATTATCCACCAGCATTCCCACACCCAGGGCCAGGCCGGAAAGGGAGATCACATTCAGGGTAATGCCTGAGAAATACATCAGCACGACGGCCGTCAGCACAGAAATTGGTATGGAACACGCCACCACCGCCGTCGGCCGGATATCCCTCAGAAACAGAAACAGGATCAGCACCGCCAGGACCGCGCCCATGCCCAGATTCTGAAGGACAGAATTCACCACCATATCGATGTAGATACCCTGATCCATCAAAGCCGTCACGTGTACGGCCGGATCTTCCTCCTGCAGCTCCCGGAAAAAGTCGTTCAGCCTTCCGGACACATCCCCGGTCGAGTACCCGGTCTGCTTCTGAATCGTCAGCAGCAGGCCGTCCTGCCCGTTAATCTTCGCATAGACCTCGGAAGAATTATCCGTCAGCACCACATCCGCCACATCAGTCAGGCGGACAGGCTCCAGTCCGTCCAGGCCCAGATCCATCAACACCAGGCTCTCCATTTCTTCCTGGCTCTGGAATTTATCTCCCACCCGGATCAGATACTGGATGCCATTCTCTGTCACATATCCCGCCGGCATCGTAAAGTTCTGCGCGGTGAGAATCTGCGTGATCATATCCACAGTGATCTTCGAGCTGAGATCTGCCCCGTCCAGAGCCGCCTCTTTCTGTTCCTCCAGCTGTTCCCTGCCGGTATCCAGCTGACTCTGCCCTTCCTCCAGCTGAGCCTGCCCCACCGCGAGCTGGGCAGATGCTCCGGCCATTTCCACAACCGCAGATATCTGCTGCCGGTTCAGTTCCCCCAGCGCGTCGCTCAGCATTGTCTGCCCGCCGGATATCTGCTGCTTGGCCGATTCCATCTGGCCCAGCGCTGAATTCAGCTGCTCCAGACCGGTGTCCAGGGCCGCCAGTCCCTCATCCGTCTTTCCAATGCCGTCCACCAGCTGCTGTCTCTTTTCCGTGTCCTGGCTCAGCTCCAGCATCTGCTCCAGAGTTCCCTGAAGAACTGTCCTGGAAGCTGTCATCTCCGCCCGCTTTGCCTGTAAAGCCGCGTTCAGTGAAGCCGCATCTGTAAAATCACCGATCCCCATTTGGGACAGAATCCCGGAGGCAGCGGCATATTGCTCCTCCAGCGCTGCCAGCCTGGCCTGCTCTTCCGGAGTCAGACTGTCACCCTTCGCCTTCAGAGCGTCTATTTCTCCCTTCAGGGCCGCAAGCTGGCTGATCTGGGACTGGTCTGACAAAAGGCTGTCAATCGCATCGATTCCGCCGTCCAGAGCCGCAAGCTGCTCCTCCAGGGCTGTGATCTGTCCCGGAAGAGCGTCCAGCGCGGCCAGGGAATCCTGCAGAGTCTCCCTCTGCGCAGCCAGGCTCTCTCTCTGCGCCTGCAGCTCCGATCTCTTACTCGTCGCCTCACTAATTTTATTGTCCAGATCCAGCTCCGTCTTCAGCAGCTCATTCTGTTTGGCAGAAAGCTGGCTCTGGGCTCCCGCCAGCTGGCTGCCCGCCTCTTCCCGTCCGGATTCTAACTGGCTCGTTCCAGATTCCAGCTGGTCCTTTGCATCATTCAATTCTGTCTGTGCGTCCAGCAGCTGGGCTTCGCCCTCCAGGAACTGGCTGGCAACAGCCTCCCGTACTTTCTGGTTCACCTGATCTATTTTCTCCTGACGCAGGATTACCTGCACGCTTTCCTCTACTTCACCGGAACTTTCCACAGAGGCTACGCCTTCCAGGCTTTCTATATCTCCCTCCAGGCTGCTTTTCACATATTCTGTCAGCGCCAGGCTGTCCGATCCGTCCTTTTCCACGGCCGCGACCATGACGGGCATCATTTCAGGGTTCACCTTCATGATGATCGGGTTTCCCACAGAATCATCCCAATAGCTCCCGATCTGATCCAGCAGCTCCCTCATTTCCAGGCTGACAGAATCCATATCTGTAGTCTGGGCAAACTCAAGAATAACCATAGACATGTTTTCTTGGGAAACAGACTGCACCTTCTTGATGTTGCTGACGGTTGCCATGGATTGTTCCACCGGCTTCGTCACCGCCTCCTCCACCTGGGAAGGGCTGGCTCCCGGATAAGCAGTAATGACTATAGCATAGGGAAGATTGATGTCCGGCAGTAAATCTGTCGTCATCCTCTGGAAAGACACAATCCCCAGCACTACAATCAGCACAAGCCCGACAATTACCGTATACGGCTTCTTCACACTAAATTTAGATAACATCCTGTACGCTCCTCATTCACGTTTTCTAAATACAAACAATATTGATGCAACTATAACACATTCAGGGTAAATTCACAATCTGTCTGTTTTCAAAATAACAGCGCTGCGGCTGTATCCGCTGCCGCTTACATAGATACAGCTTCCATTCATACACAGTATACAACATCTTTCTCCTTCATACACCCAGATTGCAAAATGTAATTCCGTGACAGATTCCTGCGTTTTTTCACTGGAAAAGAAAAAGATGGCTAACGACAACCATCTTTTCTCCGTTCCATGTTATAATTCCATCTTTGACAGTTTCTGAATATAAAGGAGCTGTCTGTCGGTTAAACATTTTCTCCCAACATCTCAAATCAAAAGAATCTTTAACAGAATAGATAACTTCTTAATATTCAATTGTTATGGGGTACCGTCAGCATATTCCTGTTCAGGAAGATGCTCCTCTGCACGCTTCAGGTAGGTTTTCAAAAGGAATGTACAGAAATACGGGAGTGTATAAATGTTGTCACTAACTCCCACATTCCCAGCCGTGAACTTCAATCCGTACTGGATATCCGGATATTTATCACTTTCAATCAGTGTCCTCAACGATTTTGCAGTTTCTCTTTTTGCTTTCACCTCGACCGGCATCAGAGATTGCTGCGTTCTGACAAAGAAATCTTCTTCCAAGGTGGAATCCTCTCGTTTGTAATAATACAATCCATAGCCGCACTTGGATAAAGCTTCTCCGACAATGTTCTCATACAACGCCCCTTTATAGACACCGAGATTTTTGTTTGCACGCAAATCCTCCTGCGCCTCATCATCCAGCAGGGCAACGAAAAGACCGGTATCAAAAAAATAAATTTTGTATTTTGTATCGCCATGATTTCCTTTCAAGGGAAGTTCGGGGAAGTTCAGACAGTAGCATATCCGAATGATACCGGCATCTCTAAGCCATTCGATACAGCCGCGATAATCTTTGAACCGCGCACCCTTTGCAACCTTTGAAATTTGGAACTTCTTATTATTTTTTGCCAGCTGGACCGGAATTTGTTCAAACACATTCAGAATCCTCGTTTGATCCATTCCGTCCGCATATTTCCGGATATCCTCCCGGTAGTCCTCTAAAAGCTGCTTTTGAATGTCAAGCGTACCCTCAAAGGTGCCTTTTTGGATATACTCCCTTAAAACTGCCGGCATACCACCCAATATACAGAAGTCCAAAAACAAGTTGCCAAAAACCTTCATCTCAGTTTGATTAAATGGTTTCAGTGTTTCCATGTGCCACAGCATATCTTCGATTGCCGTTCTGTCATACCCTTTGGCCCACAAAAATTCCTCAAAGTCAAGGGAGGTCATTTCGTAATCTGTTTTATATCCCACACTGTTGCTTTCAATTCGTTTGTAATGGATCCCCAGCAGAGAACCGCAGCAGATTATATCAAACCGTCCATCCATTTTGAAAAATTTGAGTGAGGTGGCAATTTCGGGATATTCCTGCAATTCATCGAATATAATGATTGTCTCTCCCGGCTCAAACCGCTTGGACGGATCCATCCGTGAAATGTTCCGGATAATATCATCCGTCTTATATCCATCCTCCGTAATAAGCTTGTATTTCGGCTCCTCTACGAAATTGATATATACAACATTCTTATAACTATCTTCAGCAAAACGCAAGATAGATTCGGTTTTACCGACCTGTCTCGGTCCTTTCACAATCAGCGGTTTTCTGTTCGGATCATACTTCCACGCTGCCAGATACCCGTCAATTTTTCGTTTCAAATATACAGCAGCCATATTCATCCCACCTTTCAACACTTATAGTATACAAAAAATGGGCGACTTTCTTACATGAAACAACATTTTTAGGAGCTAAAAACTTACCGGGCGGCTTTTCCGAACTGGATAAGCTTTTCTTCCAGGCAAGTTTCTTTTCAGATTTTGCTGCTGTATCAGGCCTATTCCCGGCAGCATGCGCAAATTTTTATCTGACAGCGATTTACCGTGTCATCATTCAGATTGTGTCCTTGATTATCCCGTATTTTTAACTGCATGACGCATATAAAATGTTCCGGAGCAAGTAAAAGTATACTGCCCCACTGTTCTGATAACAAAAGAGAAAGCCCCAAAAAGGGGCAATCGGGAAATAGACCGTCGATCTGTTGTTCCGCCGCAATGTCCTATTCTGGTATCCGTATCTGAAGCTCATAGACTGTGTCTTCCAGACTCAGCAGGTAGAGGGATACT includes:
- a CDS encoding aminotransferase class I/II-fold pyridoxal phosphate-dependent enzyme, whose amino-acid sequence is MSELSQKKAPIYEALERFRRMRVVPFDVPGHKHGRGNPELVELLGEKCVGIDVNSMKPLDNLCHPVSVIREAEELAAEAFGASHAFLMVGGTTSAVQAMILSCCKKGDKIILPRNVHRSAINSLVLCGAKPIYVNPDVKPSLGISLGMKVSQVEQAIRQNPDAVAVFVNNPTYYGVCSDLRTIVKLAHAHGMKVLVDEAHGTHFYFGENLPVSAMEAGADMSSISMHKSGGSLTQSSLLLIGKGMKEGYVRQIINLSQTTSGSYLLLSSLDISRRNLALRGRESFQRVAALAEYAREEINKIGGYYAFSRELINGNSIYDFDTTKLSVHTLEIGLAGIEVYDILRDEYDIQIEFGDIGNVLAYLSIGDRRQEVERLVSALSEVKRRYQKDKAGMLSQEYIDPHVVTTPQESFYAEKEAVPLEQAAGRVCSEFVMCYPPGIPILAPGEAITQEILDYIVYAKEKGCSMTGPEDSDIRYLNVLKGVMSAAR
- a CDS encoding InlB B-repeat-containing protein is translated as MKGNKEILRGKHGRYRRIRTAICMMALSAAVLKGTAADCRAEIAGDEAFSHITWEKLFEDALLTPNGVMQSVCVTEHYIISIENTADDPGQPDTVSAYYRNSVDENGQPVQQYSLAKRVADTDWEHGNGMAYNPNTGEIYVALYTNTHGDNGGCLYVMDPNTLALKGKIKVSDSYNILGIGYRREENQYVIQTDGTGGYSIKILDENFQLLDDQGPADPSPGYNFQDLCVSGDYVINFPLTYGMNIGEYMHVYSLSRRTTVASVPLDFQLMDYIQIEAESICELEQGVFLTIVNVVDSSGGRRCCFYRTVLPYYFTVNVTGDKGTVTEGSTRVSRGESYPITYTPNPGYELSALAVDGTPVDIAAYPDGYTLENIQSDHTVSVNFTPEPVSSEPVPTGAGEGEGDDSGKSGPRVQMALKPADAERGCKGSLILPAVVVSIAVLVISWYLFVLHVRRERRRKQARAKLARQRLQWEMAAEED
- a CDS encoding gamma carbonic anhydrase family protein; the encoded protein is MIYGNPKIDPDARIAREAVILGDVAIGAGSSVWYFSVIRGDEASITIGRGTNIQENSTVHVTTGCPAVIGDGVTVGHNAVLHSCTVGDGSLIGMGSVVLDQASIGKDCLIAAGSLVTKGMQIPDGSLVMGSPARVKRQLTEEEKEDMRNNAQVYLEISKDMKGERGCYIPR
- a CDS encoding Gfo/Idh/MocA family protein encodes the protein MRIGTIGSGVIVQSILNGVAATEGISCEAVYSRSREKGCALAEKYGVQKVYTKLEDLMRDEAIDFIYVASPNSLHYGQVKMALEYGKNVICEKPFTPSVEKARELVELARNKSLYLIDAVPTGFLPNLQVLKEQLPAIGRLRLVMCNYSQYSSRYDLLKEGRVTNVFSPEFAGGCLQDINFYNVYFNVYLFGKPCSAVYYPNIYPGLVDTSGVLMMQYDGFVSSNSGAKDTWGVNFIQIEGEAGYIYGRDGSNGLTEIRVVTKQGEMVYNLQDHPDRWLYEVRAIARMVAEDDYEDCCRRQEVMLDVVDTIESSRKAAGIYFSDEKR
- a CDS encoding Gfo/Idh/MocA family protein, with product MPNQNRRFDADFLALKSVIDSGKLGELVRLESHYDYFRENGWYDHLGTLYNLGVHTVDQVISLFGCPDWTHLDVRSIHHPGQGDDCYDLEFHYGKLKVSINTSMCVMIDYPRFTLHGTKGSFTLPPVIHNSGQKKAPGRHRVQREMAPESRWGTLRCQAENGCIKEFPLAAPIMSGYTTVWQRQSVQEEKKVFRTGRFWKSWGFWSRPRR